The following are from one region of the Jatrophihabitans telluris genome:
- a CDS encoding ASCH domain-containing protein, which produces MEFSRELRADVLAGDITVTFRLWTRPQVKTGNRYRIDMAQIEVDSIDLVPFASIDFDDLRDSGEADLESLRRRAAHAGSIQDDTLLYRIGFHVVR; this is translated from the coding sequence ATGGAGTTCAGCCGCGAGCTTCGGGCGGATGTCCTGGCAGGCGACATCACCGTCACGTTTCGGCTCTGGACCAGGCCGCAGGTCAAGACCGGCAATCGATACCGGATCGACATGGCGCAGATCGAGGTCGATTCGATCGACCTCGTTCCCTTCGCCTCGATCGATTTCGACGACCTGCGTGACTCGGGCGAGGCCGACCTGGAGTCGTTGCGTCGTCGTGCCGCGCACGCCGGGTCGATCCAGGACGACACCCTGCTCTACCGGATCGGGTTTCACGTTGTGCGGTAG
- a CDS encoding VOC family protein: MVFGAHLVLYSVDAEADRRFLSDIFGLHSVDAGHGWLIFRLPPAEMAVHPAEAPGAELYLMCDDLAAEVESLKARGVPCAPVEQARWGSMTRLVLPGGATIGVYQPNHPIALAGDA, encoded by the coding sequence ATGGTCTTCGGTGCTCATCTCGTGCTGTACAGCGTGGACGCGGAGGCCGATCGCCGGTTCCTGTCCGACATCTTCGGCTTGCACTCGGTCGATGCCGGCCACGGCTGGTTGATCTTCAGGCTTCCGCCGGCGGAAATGGCCGTGCACCCAGCGGAGGCGCCTGGAGCGGAGCTCTACCTGATGTGCGATGACCTTGCCGCTGAAGTCGAATCCCTCAAGGCGCGTGGCGTGCCCTGCGCTCCGGTCGAGCAGGCGCGGTGGGGATCGATGACACGGCTCGTGCTGCCCGGGGGCGCCACGATCGGTGTCTACCAGCCGAATCACCCGATCGCGCTGGCCGGCGACGCTTGA
- a CDS encoding RNA polymerase sigma factor, producing the protein MTDLDAVFKHEYGKVVASLARRFGDLDIAEEAASEALVAAAERWGSGAPPNPGGWLTTTATRKAIDRIRRESLRDAKHLDALMIVDDTPADPSGPIEDDRLRLIFTCCHPALAADTRVALTLRLLGGLTVADIARAFFVPETTMAQRITRAKAKIKQARIPYRVPTDDDLAPRLRAVLAVVYLIFNEGYLAGAGDEPVRSDLTAEAIRLGRLLHALLPDEAEVSGLLAVMLLSEARLASRFAEDGELVPLPEQDRAGWDRALIAEGHSLVRECLRVNRPGRYQLLAAINAVHTDAPDAASTDWSQIAALYGQLYALEPTALVALNRAVAIAEIDGPAVALALIENLPLEGYHAWYATQADLLRRLGRSAQARAAYDLAIAATANPGERAYLQRRRGSTAHG; encoded by the coding sequence GTGACCGACCTCGACGCCGTTTTCAAGCATGAGTACGGCAAGGTGGTCGCCTCGCTGGCGCGCCGCTTCGGCGATCTCGATATTGCCGAGGAAGCCGCCAGCGAGGCACTCGTGGCGGCCGCGGAACGCTGGGGCTCGGGTGCGCCGCCGAATCCCGGTGGGTGGCTCACCACCACAGCGACCCGAAAGGCGATCGATCGCATCCGGCGCGAATCTCTACGGGACGCCAAGCATCTGGACGCCCTGATGATCGTCGATGACACTCCGGCCGACCCGTCGGGACCGATCGAGGACGACCGACTCCGCCTGATCTTCACCTGCTGCCATCCCGCGTTGGCCGCCGATACCCGCGTTGCGCTCACCTTGCGCCTGCTCGGGGGGCTTACGGTCGCAGACATCGCCCGCGCGTTCTTCGTGCCGGAGACCACCATGGCGCAACGCATCACCCGGGCCAAGGCCAAGATCAAGCAGGCGCGGATTCCTTACCGGGTTCCGACCGACGATGATCTCGCTCCTCGGTTGCGCGCCGTTCTGGCGGTTGTCTACCTCATCTTCAACGAGGGATACCTCGCCGGCGCCGGCGATGAGCCGGTACGCAGCGACCTGACCGCCGAAGCGATCAGGCTTGGCCGGCTTCTGCATGCGCTGCTGCCCGACGAGGCCGAGGTGTCGGGACTGCTTGCCGTGATGCTGCTGTCCGAAGCTCGCCTGGCCTCGCGTTTCGCCGAGGACGGCGAACTGGTCCCGTTGCCGGAGCAGGACCGGGCCGGCTGGGATCGGGCGCTCATTGCCGAGGGTCATAGCCTGGTACGTGAGTGTCTGCGGGTGAATCGCCCCGGCCGGTATCAATTGTTGGCCGCGATCAACGCGGTGCACACCGATGCCCCTGACGCCGCCTCCACCGACTGGTCGCAGATTGCCGCGCTCTACGGTCAGCTCTACGCCCTGGAGCCGACCGCTCTTGTCGCCCTCAACCGAGCAGTCGCGATCGCCGAGATCGACGGGCCGGCCGTGGCGCTGGCGCTGATCGAGAACCTTCCTCTGGAGGGCTACCACGCCTGGTACGCCACTCAGGCCGATCTCCTGCGCCGGCTCGGGCGAAGCGCGCAGGCGCGGGCCGCCTACGACCTTGCCATCGCTGCGACAGCCAACCCGGGCGAACGCGCATATCTGCAGCGCCGGCGGGGCAGTACCGCGCACGGTTGA
- a CDS encoding MFS transporter: MTTTVSTANPRVSAGAQPKDHRWTILVVVSIAQLMVVLDATVVNIALPSAQADLGFADGQRQWIVTAYALAFGSLLLLGGRVGDLFGRKRTFLAGLLFFALASAVGGAAPNFGVLVASRVAQGIAGAMLAPAALSTLVTTFSNPRDRGRAFGVFGSVAVGGGAVGLILGGVLTQYLSWRWAMYVNVIFAAAAAVGALVYMTHSRPTVRPRIDIAGTVLASAGLFLLVFGFSHAETAGWLAVTTLASIALGVALLVAFVAVERRVAYPLLPLRVVSDRTRAVAFAAVMTAGVAMFGVFLFLTYYLQTVKGFSPVMSGLAFLPMITCVMISSNTSNIVTLPRFGPRVVITVGMALGFLGMAYLSRVTVGSSYVTGVLPALIVMGFAMGMVMAPAMNTATAGVLPQDSGVAAALVSTMQQVGGSIGTAVLSTLAASATSSYVTSHHLSGPNHLAATHGYSVVFTISSALFLLGAVSAAALFPSKAGLAAIRAAAAPTPTPERAGDELVPELVAAD, translated from the coding sequence ATGACGACGACCGTTTCCACGGCGAATCCCCGAGTTTCCGCCGGTGCTCAACCCAAGGACCACCGCTGGACCATCCTGGTGGTGGTCTCGATCGCCCAGCTGATGGTCGTCCTGGACGCCACCGTCGTGAACATCGCGTTGCCCTCTGCCCAGGCCGATCTCGGTTTCGCTGACGGTCAGCGGCAGTGGATCGTCACTGCCTACGCACTGGCGTTCGGGAGTCTCCTGCTTCTCGGCGGGCGGGTCGGGGACCTGTTCGGTCGCAAGCGCACGTTCCTGGCCGGCCTGCTGTTCTTCGCCCTCGCCTCGGCCGTTGGAGGTGCCGCCCCGAACTTCGGCGTTCTGGTGGCGTCGCGGGTGGCTCAGGGCATAGCCGGTGCGATGTTGGCGCCCGCTGCCCTTTCAACGCTGGTTACGACATTCTCCAATCCTCGCGACCGCGGGCGGGCCTTCGGAGTGTTCGGTTCGGTTGCCGTCGGTGGCGGTGCCGTCGGGCTGATCCTCGGCGGCGTGCTCACGCAGTACCTGTCGTGGCGCTGGGCGATGTACGTCAACGTCATCTTTGCGGCCGCAGCAGCGGTCGGCGCCCTGGTCTACATGACCCACTCGCGCCCGACGGTCCGTCCTCGCATCGACATCGCGGGCACGGTGCTCGCCTCGGCCGGGCTGTTCCTCCTCGTCTTCGGCTTCTCCCACGCCGAGACCGCAGGCTGGCTTGCTGTGACGACGCTCGCGTCCATCGCACTCGGCGTGGCCCTGCTCGTCGCCTTCGTGGCCGTCGAGCGTCGCGTGGCGTACCCACTGCTTCCGTTGCGAGTCGTGTCGGATCGGACTCGCGCAGTCGCATTCGCCGCCGTGATGACGGCCGGTGTTGCGATGTTCGGAGTATTCCTGTTCCTGACCTACTACCTGCAGACCGTCAAGGGATTCAGTCCCGTGATGTCGGGGCTGGCCTTCCTGCCCATGATCACCTGCGTCATGATCAGCTCCAACACGTCCAACATCGTGACCCTTCCGAGGTTCGGACCTCGCGTGGTCATCACCGTGGGCATGGCGCTGGGCTTTCTGGGCATGGCCTATCTGAGCCGAGTGACCGTTGGTTCCAGCTACGTCACCGGGGTGCTGCCCGCGCTGATCGTGATGGGCTTCGCGATGGGCATGGTGATGGCACCGGCAATGAACACCGCGACCGCAGGCGTACTGCCCCAGGACTCTGGAGTGGCGGCCGCGTTGGTGAGCACGATGCAGCAGGTCGGCGGTTCGATCGGGACGGCCGTTCTGAGCACCCTCGCCGCGAGCGCGACCAGCAGCTACGTGACGTCACACCACCTGAGCGGGCCCAACCACCTCGCCGCAACGCACGGCTACTCGGTCGTGTTCACGATCAGCTCAGCGCTGTTCCTGCTCGGCGCGGTGTCAGCCGCCGCGCTGTTCCCGTCGAAGGCCGGCCTCGCCGCGATCCGTGCGGCGGCGGCTCCGACGCCGACCCCCGAGCGGGCCGGTGACGAGCTGGTCCCCGAGCTGGTGGCCGCCGACTAG
- a CDS encoding ATP-dependent helicase translates to MFDLMEGLDPAQAAAVEHGDGPLVIVAGAGTGKTTTLTARVAHQLRRGCRPEELLLLTFTRRAAADMTSRAAALCSDPTAARRIWSGTFHAVAHRLVSEHARALGLHQIVLLDPADVVDLLETMRDEFQLTGTHTRLPSAQSLADICSRAINTGLAARTVIERDFPQYDHVTAEILALLGDFMTTKRRQGLLDFDDLLLAMRALLSDEATGTRIRARWRQVLVDEYQDLNQIQVDIVALLSPAGRGLTVVGDDAQAVYGFRGAHSAHLIDATRRFPGTTVVRLQTNFRSVQPILDLANIVRPAGELAQALTLTAARDSSGAGRAALRMCYDAADQARAVAESVLQAREEGAALHDQAVLMRASDHSRELEIELRIRRIPYVKYGGLRYTDTAHVKDLIAALRITANPQSELSLYRLLKLHRHVGKAHARNLSRMLSASPAGTVLGPGSDPDLDLDLRDPAHRAEAVAAAPAKARLAVAATLDGLAAAIANTEAAQRITGCLDVLRPLVKVAYLDAALRQDDLDRLALAAAASSDLERFLAELILDPAGVSTDFAQPPHIDDDYLVLSTVHSAKGLEWEHVHLIHVTDGAFPSDMALSSPNGLAEEARLFYVAVTRARDRLSLYHPQRLHRDVFKDRHVFTQRSRFLTDEAVAELDVSHHDTATADTGQSGNDPADPARRSADVAARVVIPTMDDLFA, encoded by the coding sequence ATGTTCGATCTGATGGAAGGTCTCGACCCGGCACAGGCGGCGGCCGTCGAGCACGGCGACGGCCCGCTCGTCATCGTCGCCGGTGCGGGCACCGGCAAGACCACGACGCTGACTGCGCGGGTGGCTCATCAGCTCCGGCGTGGCTGCAGGCCCGAGGAACTCCTCCTGCTGACCTTCACCCGCCGGGCCGCCGCTGACATGACCTCTCGGGCGGCGGCCCTGTGCAGCGATCCGACCGCCGCGCGACGGATCTGGAGCGGCACCTTCCACGCGGTGGCTCACCGCCTCGTGTCCGAGCACGCTCGGGCGCTCGGTCTGCATCAGATCGTGCTGCTCGATCCCGCTGATGTCGTCGACCTGCTGGAAACCATGCGGGACGAATTTCAACTGACCGGGACCCACACTCGCCTTCCCTCGGCCCAGAGTCTGGCCGACATCTGTTCGCGAGCGATCAACACCGGTCTGGCCGCCCGCACCGTGATCGAGCGGGACTTCCCGCAGTACGACCACGTCACCGCGGAGATCCTGGCCCTGCTCGGCGACTTCATGACCACCAAGCGGCGCCAGGGGCTGCTCGACTTCGACGACCTCCTATTGGCGATGCGTGCTCTGCTGAGCGACGAGGCCACCGGCACCCGGATACGCGCCCGGTGGCGTCAGGTCCTTGTGGACGAATACCAAGACTTGAACCAGATTCAGGTCGACATCGTGGCGCTGCTCAGTCCCGCCGGCCGCGGGCTCACGGTCGTCGGCGACGACGCCCAGGCCGTCTACGGCTTTCGGGGCGCCCACAGCGCCCATCTGATCGATGCGACCCGTCGGTTTCCCGGCACGACGGTCGTCAGGCTGCAGACCAACTTTCGCTCTGTGCAGCCGATTCTCGATCTCGCGAACATCGTGCGCCCCGCGGGAGAGCTGGCCCAGGCGCTCACGCTCACGGCGGCCCGCGACAGCTCCGGCGCCGGCCGCGCGGCCCTCCGAATGTGCTACGACGCGGCCGACCAGGCGCGCGCGGTGGCCGAGTCGGTCCTGCAGGCCCGAGAAGAAGGCGCTGCTCTTCATGATCAGGCCGTGCTGATGCGAGCATCGGACCACAGCAGGGAACTGGAGATCGAACTCAGGATCCGGCGCATCCCTTACGTCAAGTACGGCGGTCTGCGCTACACGGACACCGCGCACGTCAAGGACCTGATCGCCGCGCTGCGTATCACCGCCAACCCGCAGAGCGAGCTGTCCCTCTACCGGCTGCTCAAACTGCATCGCCATGTCGGCAAAGCGCACGCCCGTAATCTCAGCCGCATGCTGTCGGCGTCGCCGGCGGGAACGGTCCTCGGCCCGGGCTCGGATCCAGATCTGGATCTGGATCTGCGCGATCCCGCCCACCGCGCAGAAGCGGTAGCCGCCGCGCCGGCCAAGGCGCGCCTGGCCGTCGCTGCCACCCTCGACGGGCTGGCCGCCGCAATCGCGAACACGGAGGCGGCGCAGCGAATCACCGGCTGCCTCGACGTCCTGCGGCCGCTGGTCAAGGTGGCGTACCTGGACGCTGCCCTCCGCCAGGACGATCTCGACCGGCTCGCTCTCGCCGCAGCGGCCAGCAGCGACCTGGAACGCTTCCTGGCGGAGCTGATCCTGGACCCGGCTGGCGTGAGCACCGACTTTGCCCAACCACCGCATATCGACGACGACTACCTCGTGCTGAGCACGGTTCACTCGGCCAAAGGGCTGGAATGGGAGCACGTGCACCTCATCCATGTCACCGACGGGGCCTTTCCCTCCGACATGGCGCTGTCCAGCCCGAACGGCTTGGCGGAGGAGGCCAGGTTGTTCTACGTGGCCGTCACCCGCGCTCGTGACCGGCTCAGTCTCTACCACCCCCAGCGACTACACCGTGACGTGTTCAAGGACCGCCACGTATTCACCCAACGCAGCAGGTTCCTGACCGACGAGGCGGTGGCCGAACTCGACGTGAGCCACCACGACACCGCAACGGCCGATACCGGTCAGTCCGGCAACGATCCGGCCGATCCAGCCCGGCGAAGCGCCGACGTCGCGGCCAGGGTCGTCATCCCGACCATGGACGATCTGTTCGCCTGA
- a CDS encoding maleylpyruvate isomerase family mycothiol-dependent enzyme, whose amino-acid sequence MTESIWSTIHAERRSLAEDVADLDTTAWQTRSLCADWTVHDVLAHLLSLAKMTPPRFAVRMAQARFRFNTFTANQVELERVGGPAGTLTAFREATPRTNAPPGPKETWLGEAFVHGEDIRRPLGIAHDYPLPMVARTIAFYAGSNAIIGGRDRVADLTLQATDTDCTVGTGPLVQGPAMSLLLAASGRPCTLDDLNGPGVDMLRARF is encoded by the coding sequence ATGACCGAAAGCATCTGGTCGACGATCCATGCCGAGCGCCGCTCGCTGGCCGAGGACGTGGCCGATCTCGACACGACGGCGTGGCAGACCCGATCTCTGTGCGCCGACTGGACCGTGCACGACGTGCTCGCGCACTTGCTCTCCCTGGCGAAGATGACGCCGCCGAGGTTTGCCGTCCGTATGGCCCAAGCGCGTTTCCGGTTCAACACGTTCACGGCCAACCAGGTCGAGCTCGAACGCGTCGGGGGTCCGGCTGGAACCCTGACTGCCTTCCGGGAGGCGACCCCGCGCACGAATGCCCCGCCCGGGCCCAAGGAGACCTGGCTGGGTGAGGCGTTCGTGCACGGCGAGGACATTCGCCGACCGCTGGGGATCGCGCACGACTATCCATTGCCGATGGTGGCGCGCACAATCGCCTTCTACGCCGGCAGCAACGCCATCATCGGTGGCCGTGACCGGGTCGCCGACCTCACGCTGCAAGCCACCGACACCGACTGCACCGTCGGGACGGGTCCCCTGGTGCAGGGCCCGGCGATGTCACTGCTGCTGGCCGCCTCGGGCCGTCCCTGCACCCTCGACGACCTCAACGGCCCAGGTGTGGACATGCTGCGCGCGCGATTCTGA
- a CDS encoding sialidase family protein: protein MPANVSLSQTTTNPYSECDISINPSNPLQIIAASNDNGTGFHQVQYYSSDGGRTWGQSTLPFTSTDTFQGDPAVGWTTDGTAWALTLGINGSALALRCYKSTNGGKDWTFDSTITGSANNPDKESLWVDHYSSRRDTMYAIWHKTTDASAWMSVRNGPSGTWGTPLQLNGTETTFTSDGTDIKTNAAGDVFAFWPNAGGQSLLIAKSTDGGANFNALSSSPVTIANVFGKFTIKIPAQSNRLTSGAPIGTLINISGGAYSGGGRDDVYACWHDLAGGTGCSVPSNAPDTSITSSCKTRVWFARSTDGGQHWSTPVKINDQAGKNDQFFPRLAVDDDTGQMMVIYYDTVNDATNRVQADVWMQYSTDFGAHWSPAVQVTTLGTDEAVTPLDNGQEFGDYIGLSVKNGRYFGCWTDRRGSTTTDEQIWGAPLAIPELGFVINKATFGQDEVAVHSSWPKAYWLSVQGFTNEALGFGSTAALSQPPNPAPTITVTLDDALNPSLTSGQRATLRANLPTVNSFGPSPIEANDPSLAAEMQQFLYPYTVSFSGNAAFNALQVHEVAVLTLHASMTVGPITVTASAPIELTKGEDPYFTDTDPVHPTAFPTWLSYDLRFFKVTPNQAHTMFGVPNPATAADACGYITSVLDRLNNPSTITNGDSFEATLQQSEDLSALEFLPRNAGSHELTFNFAVARVRIVANSTVTIDPVRVFFRLFAAATTTSTFTEVGLGQGTYRWGSNTSTGHKIALLGVEPNHSGTLEYVTVPCFAAPRVNLNGPADMKSQTDPPNARSITTSPGAEVDTYFGCWLDLNQPSQTFLIPSPPAAQANWDGPWTGTSSVNSSVTAAPHQCLIAEIRYDDTPIPNGASGTTSDKLAQRNIAWIDGPNPGAPPSRVMPHPFEIRATPVGSARVDELLVSWGNTPDGSTASFYLPDVDAAGVIALADAMYRTHDLTAAEEHVISCPARGVSYLPVPEGLGNVVGLMSVELPEGIHRGDAYDIAVQQFTRSRFFLRGKGGDGGIEVRGLQEQNVGSQSILLDWRQLRGAFQVRIPISVKEDLLYPEQRLLAWLRWRISVADHSGRWYKVLLRYEKLIAGRVLGFGGDPGKIPPSEVGDVPGHKYPPDHDGGHGGHGGHGGHGGHGGHGGYGGGGGDGDGGDEFPRFAEEFTGKVVAVYYDRFGDFEGFTLLLMSGRERTFRGREPSVEDLVKHAWVERTLISVLVDEHRPEWPATIVLRHAEDSD, encoded by the coding sequence ATGCCCGCCAACGTCTCGCTCTCGCAGACCACGACGAACCCCTACAGCGAATGCGACATCAGCATCAACCCATCCAATCCGCTGCAGATCATCGCCGCGTCCAACGACAACGGAACCGGTTTTCATCAGGTCCAGTACTACTCATCCGACGGCGGACGGACGTGGGGCCAGTCGACGCTGCCCTTCACCAGCACCGACACATTCCAGGGCGACCCGGCGGTCGGCTGGACCACCGACGGCACCGCTTGGGCCCTGACCCTGGGCATCAACGGCTCGGCCCTGGCGTTGCGCTGCTACAAGTCGACCAACGGCGGCAAAGACTGGACCTTCGACTCCACGATCACCGGATCAGCGAACAACCCGGACAAGGAAAGCCTGTGGGTGGACCACTATTCCTCGCGCCGCGACACGATGTACGCGATCTGGCACAAGACCACCGACGCCTCGGCCTGGATGTCCGTTCGCAACGGACCATCAGGCACCTGGGGAACGCCCTTGCAACTCAACGGCACCGAGACGACCTTCACCTCCGACGGCACCGACATCAAAACCAACGCGGCCGGCGACGTGTTCGCCTTCTGGCCCAACGCCGGCGGACAGAGTCTGTTGATCGCCAAGTCGACCGATGGCGGCGCGAACTTCAACGCGCTCAGCTCGAGTCCGGTGACCATCGCCAACGTCTTCGGCAAGTTCACGATCAAGATCCCCGCCCAGTCCAACCGTCTCACCTCCGGTGCGCCCATCGGGACCCTGATCAACATCAGCGGCGGCGCCTACAGCGGGGGCGGACGCGACGACGTCTACGCCTGCTGGCACGACCTCGCCGGCGGGACCGGCTGCAGCGTCCCGTCCAACGCGCCGGACACCTCGATCACCTCCTCGTGCAAGACACGGGTGTGGTTCGCTCGCTCGACCGACGGCGGCCAACACTGGTCGACCCCGGTCAAGATCAATGATCAGGCCGGCAAGAACGACCAGTTCTTCCCGCGCCTTGCCGTGGACGACGACACCGGCCAGATGATGGTCATCTACTACGACACGGTCAACGACGCGACCAACCGCGTGCAGGCTGATGTCTGGATGCAGTACTCGACCGACTTCGGCGCGCACTGGTCACCGGCCGTGCAGGTGACCACCCTCGGGACCGACGAGGCGGTGACGCCCTTGGACAACGGGCAGGAGTTCGGCGACTACATCGGATTGAGCGTGAAGAACGGGCGGTACTTCGGTTGCTGGACCGACCGCCGGGGGAGCACGACGACGGACGAGCAGATCTGGGGTGCGCCGTTGGCGATCCCGGAGCTCGGTTTCGTGATCAACAAGGCCACCTTCGGTCAGGACGAGGTCGCCGTGCACAGCAGTTGGCCGAAGGCGTATTGGCTTTCGGTGCAAGGCTTCACCAATGAAGCGCTCGGCTTCGGTAGTACCGCCGCACTGAGTCAGCCACCAAATCCCGCGCCGACGATCACCGTCACCCTCGACGATGCGTTGAATCCCTCGCTGACCTCGGGTCAAAGGGCGACCCTGCGCGCGAATCTGCCGACGGTGAACTCGTTCGGACCGTCCCCGATCGAGGCCAACGACCCGTCTCTGGCCGCCGAGATGCAACAGTTCCTCTATCCCTACACCGTTTCGTTCTCGGGCAATGCCGCGTTCAACGCCCTGCAGGTGCACGAAGTTGCGGTCCTCACCTTGCACGCGAGCATGACGGTCGGGCCGATCACCGTCACCGCTTCGGCACCCATCGAATTGACCAAGGGGGAAGACCCCTATTTCACCGACACCGACCCGGTGCACCCGACGGCGTTCCCGACCTGGCTCAGTTACGACTTGCGCTTCTTCAAGGTGACACCGAACCAGGCCCACACGATGTTCGGCGTGCCGAACCCGGCCACCGCCGCCGACGCCTGCGGCTACATCACCTCGGTTCTGGACCGGCTGAACAATCCCTCGACGATCACCAACGGCGACAGTTTCGAGGCGACCCTGCAGCAGAGCGAGGATCTGTCCGCGCTGGAGTTCCTCCCACGCAACGCCGGTAGCCACGAGCTGACGTTCAACTTCGCCGTGGCCCGGGTGCGCATCGTGGCGAACTCGACCGTGACGATCGACCCGGTGCGGGTGTTCTTCCGGCTCTTCGCCGCGGCAACCACCACCTCGACCTTCACCGAGGTCGGCCTCGGTCAGGGGACCTATCGCTGGGGATCCAACACAAGCACCGGTCACAAGATCGCTTTGCTCGGTGTGGAACCGAACCACTCCGGCACGCTGGAATACGTCACTGTGCCGTGCTTCGCCGCTCCGCGCGTGAACCTCAACGGTCCGGCCGACATGAAGAGCCAGACCGATCCGCCCAACGCGCGCTCGATCACCACCTCTCCGGGCGCCGAGGTCGATACCTACTTCGGTTGCTGGCTCGATCTCAACCAACCGAGTCAGACGTTCTTGATACCCAGTCCGCCGGCAGCGCAAGCGAACTGGGACGGTCCCTGGACCGGTACCTCGTCGGTCAACTCATCGGTCACCGCGGCGCCGCACCAGTGCCTGATCGCCGAGATCCGCTATGACGACACGCCAATCCCGAACGGTGCCAGCGGCACCACGTCGGACAAGCTCGCCCAACGCAACATCGCCTGGATCGACGGGCCGAACCCCGGTGCGCCGCCGTCGCGGGTGATGCCGCATCCGTTCGAGATCCGGGCCACACCGGTGGGCTCGGCCCGGGTGGACGAACTGCTCGTGTCCTGGGGCAACACGCCGGACGGGTCCACCGCGTCGTTCTACCTGCCCGACGTCGACGCCGCCGGAGTCATCGCCCTGGCCGACGCGATGTACCGAACTCATGACCTCACCGCGGCGGAGGAACACGTCATCTCGTGTCCGGCCCGCGGGGTCAGTTACCTTCCGGTCCCCGAAGGGCTCGGAAATGTCGTGGGGCTGATGTCGGTAGAGCTACCCGAAGGAATCCACCGCGGTGATGCCTACGACATTGCCGTCCAGCAGTTCACCCGGTCCAGGTTCTTCCTTCGCGGAAAGGGGGGCGACGGCGGGATCGAGGTTCGCGGTCTGCAGGAGCAGAACGTCGGATCCCAGTCGATCCTGCTCGACTGGCGACAGCTTCGCGGAGCCTTCCAGGTACGAATTCCCATATCGGTCAAGGAGGATCTGCTCTACCCCGAACAGCGGTTGCTGGCCTGGCTGCGCTGGCGCATCAGCGTGGCCGATCATTCCGGCCGTTGGTACAAGGTCCTGCTCAGATACGAGAAATTGATCGCCGGACGCGTTCTGGGCTTCGGCGGGGACCCGGGCAAGATCCCTCCGTCGGAGGTAGGCGACGTCCCTGGACACAAGTACCCGCCTGACCACGACGGCGGTCACGGCGGTCACGGCGGTCACGGCGGTCACGGCGGTCACGGGGGTCACGGGGGTTACGGGGGCGGGGGCGGAGACGGCGACGGTGGTGATGAGTTCCCCCGATTCGCCGAGGAATTCACGGGAAAGGTCGTCGCCGTCTACTACGACCGGTTCGGCGACTTCGAGGGCTTCACCCTGTTGCTGATGTCCGGGCGGGAGCGAACATTCCGCGGACGCGAACCATCGGTCGAGGACCTCGTCAAACATGCCTGGGTGGAACGGACGCTGATCAGCGTCCTGGTCGATGAGCATCGACCGGAATGGCCCGCCACAATCGTGCTGCGCCACGCGGAGGACAGCGATTGA
- a CDS encoding DUF5995 family protein, which produces MSGPGLVEEVVAQMRTRLDALPIASARRPFLSTYLRTTQAVGDSVDSGGFIDPDWVQRWDVAFAELYLRAHDAFVAGETSAVPRPWRLAFTAPDELPALRHVLLGINAHVNYDLPQAMLSVISPADFTDANLVDRRRRDHEAIDSVLASRVKNEEELLEDRKTLLDRLLTPLNRLGSKRFLREARQKVWRNVEALHAARLEGEASYATRLSELEVLSAARIADLLAPGQVLLRLAVAGFGVVLPPPG; this is translated from the coding sequence GTGTCCGGGCCGGGTCTCGTCGAGGAGGTCGTGGCGCAGATGCGCACTCGTCTGGACGCGCTACCGATCGCCTCGGCTCGAAGGCCTTTCCTGTCCACCTATCTGCGCACGACCCAGGCCGTAGGTGACTCCGTCGACAGCGGCGGATTCATCGATCCGGACTGGGTGCAACGCTGGGACGTAGCGTTCGCCGAGTTGTACCTGCGGGCCCACGACGCCTTCGTCGCGGGTGAGACGTCGGCAGTGCCGCGACCGTGGCGACTTGCCTTCACTGCACCGGACGAGCTCCCCGCGCTGCGCCACGTCCTGCTGGGGATCAACGCGCACGTGAACTACGACCTTCCGCAGGCGATGCTGTCGGTCATCAGCCCGGCCGACTTCACCGACGCGAACCTCGTCGATCGCAGACGGCGAGACCACGAAGCCATCGACTCCGTTCTTGCCAGCCGCGTCAAAAACGAGGAAGAGCTGCTCGAGGACCGCAAGACACTGCTCGATCGCCTGCTCACACCACTAAACCGGCTGGGCTCGAAGAGGTTCCTACGCGAGGCCCGGCAGAAGGTGTGGCGCAACGTCGAGGCGCTACACGCGGCCCGCCTGGAAGGCGAGGCCAGCTACGCGACGCGCCTGAGCGAACTCGAGGTCCTGAGTGCCGCTCGGATCGCGGATCTTCTCGCTCCAGGCCAGGTGTTGCTGCGCTTGGCTGTGGCCGGCTTCGGCGTCGTTCTGCCGCCGCCTGGCTGA
- the yidD gene encoding membrane protein insertion efficiency factor YidD yields MELYQAEISPRRKACCRYTPTCSHYAAEALETHGLWRGTWLAARRLLRCRPGTPGGSDPVPPAAG; encoded by the coding sequence ATCGAGCTCTACCAGGCCGAGATCAGCCCACGACGGAAGGCCTGCTGCCGCTACACGCCTACCTGCTCGCACTACGCGGCCGAGGCTCTGGAGACCCATGGCCTCTGGCGTGGCACGTGGCTCGCCGCCCGCCGGTTGCTGCGCTGCCGGCCCGGAACGCCGGGCGGCTCGGACCCGGTGCCGCCAGCGGCCGGCTGA